From the Prochlorococcus marinus str. AS9601 genome, the window AATGGGAATGAAAAGATTGATTTTCCTCATCCTTTTATTAAGTCAATTCTTACTGAAACCTATGGAATTATGGTTTATCAAGAGCAAATCATGAAAATTGCTCAAGACCTAGCTGGCTATTCTTTAGGTGATGCTGATTTACTTAGAAGAGCAATGGGGAAAAAGAAAGTATCTGAGATGGTAAAGCATAGGAATATTTTTGTAGAAGGTTCTATGAAGAAAGGTGTAAATGAAAAATTAGCAAATGATCTTTTTGATCAAATGGTTTTATTCGCGGAATATTGTTTTAACAAAAGTCACTCAACTGCTTACGGGGCTGTAACTTATCAAACTGCATTTTTAAAAGCCCATTTTCCTGTTGCATATATGGCAGCCCTTCTAAGCGTAAACTCTGGTTCTAGCGATAAGATGCAAAGATATATTTCTAATTGTTATTCCATGGGAATAGAAGTTATTTCACCAAGCATTAATTTTTCTGGTGTTGATTTCACTATTAAGAATAATCAGATTTTATTCGGGTTATCTGCAATTAAGAATTTAGGAGATTCTGCGATAAGAAATATAATTGAAAACCGAAATAGTTTAGGAATATTTAAGTCACTAGCCGATTTGTGCGATCGTTTGCCTTCTAATGTTCTTAACAAAAGAAGTCTTGAATCTCTAATTCATTGTGGAGCACTAGATGAGTTTTCAATTGATAATAATAGAGCTCAATTATTGTCAGATCTCGAAAATGTCATTGAGTGGGCCTCTTCAAGAAATCGTGATAGGTTATCTGGGCAAGGCAATCTATTTGATTCTAAAGAAGAATTTTCTAATGTTGCTTTTTCAGATTCACAATTAGCTAAGGTTGAGGATTATTCACTTATTGAGAAGTTAAAGTTAGAAAAACAGCTACTAGGTTTTTATTTATCTGATCATCCTCTAAAGCATTTAACTAAGCCAGCAAAACTTATATCTCCTATAAGCATTTCGCATTTAGAAGAAACAAAAGATAGAACCAAAGTCTCTTTAGTTGGAATGATCCCTGATTTGAAGCAAATTACAACGAGAAAAGGAGATAGGATGGCTATAGTTCAGCTAGAAGATCTTTCAGGAAGTTGCGAAGCAATAGTTTTTCCAAAAACCTATGTAAGATTATCAGAATTTCTTCTGACGGATACAAGATTATTGGTTTGGGGAACAATAGATAAAAAAAGTGATAAGACTCAATTAATAATTGATGATTGTAGAGAAATCGATAACCTTAAATTGCTAATTATTAATCTTGAAAGTTCTCAAGCATCAGATGTACGCGTACAAAATACTTTGAGAAACTGTTTAATTAAATTTAAACCAGATAAAGGTAGATGTGGAATAAAGATTCCAGTTTTAGCTGCAGTAAGAAATAAAAATAGTGTTACCTACGTTAAATTTGGCGAACAATTTTGTATTGGTGATATTCAGGGAGCATGCAAATTATTAGAAGATAAATCATTTAAAGTTAACTTGAAATCTTTAGTTTCCTAGATTAATTTTTATCCTCGAAATTTTGAGTTGCAGGTTTGAAGGCTGCTTTTGCACGTTGTATGTTCATTGGAATATTTTCAATACCAAAAAAAGATCCAGGTTCTTTATCCCAACTAGCCGATAATATTCCAAAACTCAATCCTGCCAGACCTAACAAGAAAAACAATGCTGAAATAGCAATTGTTGATGAAGGAGGTATTTCGGCAATATTTCTTGTAACTATAATGTAGCTAACAACAAAAACAGACATTCCTAATATTGTCGGTATTCCAGCTGTAAAGAATATTCTTCTTGCCATTCTGTCAGCAACATATTTTGGGATGCCACTTGATGATCGCTTTGGCTTGGTTACAGGAATAGATGTTTTTTCTAGATTAGCGAAAGCAGTTGTTTCAGAATAGTTTTTTTTCTTTTTGTTTTGTGTCTTTTTTTTTGATTGTTTTCTTTTCATTAATTGAGATCATCCTCTGATTCCAATTTTCTTAACTAGTTCTTGATATTTTTGAACGTTTTTGTCTTTTAAGTAAGACAATAATCTTTTCCTTTTACCAATCATTTTTAATAATCCTTGCCTTGAAGCAAAATCATGAATGTTTCCTTGAAGATGGTCACTTAATTTCGATATTCTTTTAGAAAGCATTGCTACTTGTACTTCAACTGAACCTGTATCAGTAGGATGCACTTGATGATTTTCAATAAGCTTCTGTTTTTCAGCTGTATCTAATGACATAAATTTATTTCTTTTTACCTATGATACTACGTCATCTATCTTTATTACTACTATCTTCATCAAGATAATGCATAGCCAATTTCAATAGTTTTTCAAATGATAAACTATTTTCTTTTTTACCTAGGTGATCTATTTCTTTAATAATAATTGGCAAAATAGTATTTATTTCTTTGTTTTTGTAACTTAATGATTGAAGGGTTAACTGAAGGTCTTCTATCATTTTAATTATCTCAGGATCCTTAATCTCAAATTCATCTTTGCTTTTTTCTTCTTCAGATAATATTTCGCTTTTAAATTTACTTTTTAATTCTAAAATTAACCGCTCACTCATTTTTTGTCCTATACCAGGTACGGAACAAATTAATTTTTTGTCTTGTGTTTTTATTGCATTTATAACTTCACTAATAGAAAATTTGTTTAATATCCCAATACCAATTTGAGATCCAACACCTCGAATACTTAAAATTTCAATAAAGAAATTCTTTTGATCCTTTGATGTAAAGCCAAATAATAAATCTGAATCTTCTTTTTTAATATGCTTTATCCAAAGAGTGATGTTTTTAGTAGATATCTGATTTGTTTTTAATTTGAGAAAAAAGGATTCTAGTATTTGTATTTCGTATCCTAATCCTTGACAATTTATTAAAACAAAAGATTTTTGATTAGTTTGCCATAAATCAACTAAATCTCCATTTATCCAACTAATCAATTAACCACCATCCACCTGACATCCAATTAGCGCTCCTGCAGTACCGCCCGCTGGTACGGCCCAAAACCTGTCTTTACCTCTAGATGAGGATAATGCAATTCCAGCACCAAGAAGACCCCCTATAACAGAACCTTCACTACAGTCATTATCATCTATTTTTTCAGCTTTGTTTTGACCTCCACAAGGTATTACAACGTCTACCTCATAACTTTTTACGTAGCCAGGGTTTGATTTCGTTCCAGGAATGTACTCTTCTCTATATTCAGTTCTTGTACAAGTTACTGATTTTGGAGTTGTTGCATTAACTTGAGCGATAGGAGAAAAACAAAATAATAAAGCTAAATAGTGAAATTTCATCATCATTTTTAATCTAATAATATTCTATGTCCTTTTGATTATTTTGGTAGTAGATATAATAGTTCCTAATAAAACTAGTGAGGCCCCTAATAAAAAATTTATGTTTATTATTTCACTAAAAAATAAAATCCCCCAAATTGAACCAAATAAAACTTGTAAATAATTAATTATTGATGCTTCAGAAGCAGGTAAATTTTTTAATCCAATAGTTAAGAAAGTCTGACCTAATTGAGTAAATAAGCCAATTCCTAATATCCAAACTAATTCACTCCAATTTGGGGTGACCCAATTGATTAATACAATTGGTAATAGAGTTATAAAAGAAACAAGTGGAAAATATTCAATAATTACATAAATATCTTCACTAAATGAGAGTTTCTTAACTGTAACGTAGGCTAATGCGGTGCAGATTGCTCCAAGAAATGCTATCAAAATCGAAATAATTTCAATTTCAACGTTTACAATTGATAATTGGCTTGGATTCAATATTGTTAATATTCCAAACCAGGCAATAATTAAAGCAAAAATTATATTACGAGTTATTTTTTCGTTTATAAATATGGCAGCAAATATAGATATAAAAATAGGATATGTGTACTGAATGACTGTAGAAATACTAAGAGGCATATTTCTTATCGCATAAAAAATACAAACTAAAGCTAAAGTTCCTAAAAAACCTCTTAAAATAAGTAATGGTTTATTTTTGCCCCAAGGATTTATATTTTTTATATTAATTATTAATAATGTAATTATTAAACTTAACAATGATCTGAATAAAACTAATTCAAAGATAGGTATCCTTTTATCAATATTTTTTACGCACAAAGTCATCAAACTGAAGAAGAATGAGGCAAATACTAAATTATACTTTTTTAATGAATTAATTCTTTTTTCTAATTCTTCGATATTTATCATTTAAAAAAAATAATTTTATTGTGAAATTAAGTAGATTCTTACTTGATTTTGACCTATAACAAATAAATCACTATTTATTTTTCGATAATAATCTCAATGGTTCATTCTATACACCCAAGAACTATTCAAGAGGTTAAGGAAAAGGCAGATATTGTTGATGTTATATCTGAACATATTGTTCTTAAGAAGAAAGGCAAGGAATTTGTTGGTATTTGCCCTTTTCATGATGATACTAAGCCATCTATGACAGTATCACCTAGTAAACAATTCTATTATTGTTTTTCTTGTGGTGCTGGTGGTAACTCTATTAAATTTTTAATGGAATTTACTCGTGCAAATTTTTCAGATGTTGTACTCTCTCTAGCTAAAAAAAATAATATTAATGTTGAAAATCTCGAGGGTCCCCAGGTAGAAGCTTATAAAAAACAATTAACTAGAAAGGAAGAGCTTTATAAAATATTAAGAGTCACTAAAAATTGGTTTAAGTCTCAATTAAATAATTCTCTTGGTGTTGAAGCTATGAAATATTTAACATCAAAGAGAAACTTAAGTAATAAGATTATTGATAACTTTGAATTAGGTTTTGCCCCAAATTCATGGAATGATTTATTTAACTATCTATCCAAGGCAGAAAAATTTCCTATCAATTTAATATTAGCTTCAGGCCTTGCAATTTCTAAAGATAATTCTGACAAAATTTATGATCGTTTTAGAAATAGATTAATTGTTCCAATACATGATATGCAGGGAAGAGTAGTTGCTTTTGGAGGAAGATCTCTTGATGGTCAGGAACCTAAATACCTTAATTCTCCTGAATCAGAGATATTTGAAAAGGGCAAAATGTTGTTTGCATTCGAAAAAGCTTCTAGCAATATTAGGAAAAGAGATAAAGCTATTATTGTTGAAGGCTACTTTGATGTTATTTCTCTTCATTCAAAAGGTATTACTAATTCTGTAGCTTCTCTCGGCACCGCATTAAATAAGTATCAAATTTCTCAACTATGTAGATGTACAGATAATAAAAATATAATTTTGAATTTTGATTCTGATAATGCAGGTATTTTAGCTACAAAAAGAGTAATTAAAGAAGTCGAGAGTTTATCCATTCATGATCAAATTAATCTTAAGATACTTCAACTAAGTGATTTTAAAGATCCTGATGAATATTTAAATAGTCATACTCCTGAAGATTATTTTAATTTAATTGATAATTCATCCTTTTGGATTGATTGGGAGATTGATCAGATTTTTAAAGATAAAGATTTAACTAAGTCTGAAATTTTCCAGAGTGTTATTTCGTCATTGGTAAAATTGTTGAGTAAATTACCTCAATCATCAACCAGAACTCATTATCTACAAAAAGTTTCCGAAAAATTAAGTAAGGGACAAGCTAGGTTAGCAATACAGTTTGAACAAGATTTAAGAAATCAAGTAAAGGGATTTCGTTGGCATGGTAGATCAAAAAAATTTGAACAACCA encodes:
- a CDS encoding PAM68 family protein produces the protein MKRKQSKKKTQNKKKKNYSETTAFANLEKTSIPVTKPKRSSSGIPKYVADRMARRIFFTAGIPTILGMSVFVVSYIIVTRNIAEIPPSSTIAISALFFLLGLAGLSFGILSASWDKEPGSFFGIENIPMNIQRAKAAFKPATQNFEDKN
- the rpsO gene encoding 30S ribosomal protein S15, whose product is MSLDTAEKQKLIENHQVHPTDTGSVEVQVAMLSKRISKLSDHLQGNIHDFASRQGLLKMIGKRKRLLSYLKDKNVQKYQELVKKIGIRG
- the ruvA gene encoding Holliday junction branch migration protein RuvA gives rise to the protein MISWINGDLVDLWQTNQKSFVLINCQGLGYEIQILESFFLKLKTNQISTKNITLWIKHIKKEDSDLLFGFTSKDQKNFFIEILSIRGVGSQIGIGILNKFSISEVINAIKTQDKKLICSVPGIGQKMSERLILELKSKFKSEILSEEEKSKDEFEIKDPEIIKMIEDLQLTLQSLSYKNKEINTILPIIIKEIDHLGKKENSLSFEKLLKLAMHYLDEDSSNKDR
- a CDS encoding glycine zipper 2TM domain-containing protein, with the protein product MMMKFHYLALLFCFSPIAQVNATTPKSVTCTRTEYREEYIPGTKSNPGYVKSYEVDVVIPCGGQNKAEKIDDNDCSEGSVIGGLLGAGIALSSSRGKDRFWAVPAGGTAGALIGCQVDGG
- a CDS encoding DMT family transporter; amino-acid sequence: MINIEELEKRINSLKKYNLVFASFFFSLMTLCVKNIDKRIPIFELVLFRSLLSLIITLLIINIKNINPWGKNKPLLILRGFLGTLALVCIFYAIRNMPLSISTVIQYTYPIFISIFAAIFINEKITRNIIFALIIAWFGILTILNPSQLSIVNVEIEIISILIAFLGAICTALAYVTVKKLSFSEDIYVIIEYFPLVSFITLLPIVLINWVTPNWSELVWILGIGLFTQLGQTFLTIGLKNLPASEASIINYLQVLFGSIWGILFFSEIININFLLGASLVLLGTIISTTKIIKRT
- the dnaG gene encoding DNA primase, which produces MVHSIHPRTIQEVKEKADIVDVISEHIVLKKKGKEFVGICPFHDDTKPSMTVSPSKQFYYCFSCGAGGNSIKFLMEFTRANFSDVVLSLAKKNNINVENLEGPQVEAYKKQLTRKEELYKILRVTKNWFKSQLNNSLGVEAMKYLTSKRNLSNKIIDNFELGFAPNSWNDLFNYLSKAEKFPINLILASGLAISKDNSDKIYDRFRNRLIVPIHDMQGRVVAFGGRSLDGQEPKYLNSPESEIFEKGKMLFAFEKASSNIRKRDKAIIVEGYFDVISLHSKGITNSVASLGTALNKYQISQLCRCTDNKNIILNFDSDNAGILATKRVIKEVESLSIHDQINLKILQLSDFKDPDEYLNSHTPEDYFNLIDNSSFWIDWEIDQIFKDKDLTKSEIFQSVISSLVKLLSKLPQSSTRTHYLQKVSEKLSKGQARLAIQFEQDLRNQVKGFRWHGRSKKFEQPNEISRREKNESEIIFYYLHCPDLRLFIRDEFLKREINGFNTSYIQSLWEAISKIEQNNLGLNYLNDLKQSNSQNLQKDFSSINLISLLPDYLALNNSESSNKINIFINPNELFLTLLSNPKDNLLGTLSLLEKYNSLKRCRHLIESWGSQRLKTLENCISILIDNPSSGSSNTNKEIDDLFKDLNSDAIKFQELYYLERQHINFLDKQRCGNFIAS